The Acidicapsa ligni genome has a window encoding:
- a CDS encoding WD40/YVTN/BNR-like repeat-containing protein, with translation MKKKSLLVCYLLTLVGCMAVFSQATPAITRPVGFQWLGNLPVDELYSTKAMRIDGNRGAIIKEQVTLTSTDGGRSWSQLKKASSVDVSSAWLTPLLHSLRLSSDSLLVNNAPGAATRVIPLQEENVSYLSTASSETLQQMFLVGGRSVATTKQELAELPQYARDPTTAEARMITPMISVSSDYGKTWQAMGLEKAVGYLDSVKAIGSDELAWGPYSVYASTDSGKSWKLMKMDTPDGEEDAYPISGAIVADRVYVSLKNGRLLSGQIGGESLKPVARPPSAIGQLTFTGQCTGFGIAPSTTNDEDVLMETKDSGETWFPILRAKKIVALTSYGSEIFGATQNRAFRFQSEDKLSNESCGNRTQ, from the coding sequence ATGAAAAAGAAAAGTTTGCTCGTTTGCTATTTGCTAACGCTTGTCGGATGTATGGCAGTGTTTTCTCAGGCGACACCGGCGATCACTCGGCCGGTGGGTTTCCAATGGCTTGGGAACCTCCCTGTCGATGAACTTTATTCGACAAAGGCCATGAGAATCGACGGAAATCGAGGTGCAATTATCAAGGAGCAAGTGACCTTGACCTCTACTGACGGGGGCCGCTCTTGGAGCCAGTTGAAGAAAGCATCATCTGTCGATGTGTCGTCGGCGTGGCTGACACCTTTACTGCATTCCTTGCGTCTATCTTCGGATTCACTCCTTGTGAACAATGCTCCTGGTGCAGCAACGAGAGTGATCCCGTTGCAAGAGGAAAACGTTAGTTATTTATCTACTGCTTCGTCGGAAACCCTTCAGCAGATGTTTTTGGTTGGCGGAAGGAGCGTCGCAACGACCAAGCAAGAGCTGGCAGAGTTGCCGCAGTACGCACGCGATCCAACCACTGCCGAAGCGCGAATGATAACTCCGATGATTTCTGTCAGTAGCGATTATGGAAAGACCTGGCAGGCGATGGGCTTGGAAAAAGCTGTCGGCTACCTCGATAGTGTCAAGGCAATTGGTAGCGACGAACTTGCCTGGGGTCCGTATTCTGTCTATGCTTCGACAGATTCTGGGAAGTCGTGGAAGCTAATGAAGATGGATACTCCAGATGGAGAGGAAGACGCATACCCTATCTCAGGTGCCATTGTTGCTGACCGTGTATATGTCAGCTTGAAGAATGGGAGGCTGCTCAGTGGGCAGATCGGTGGTGAATCACTGAAGCCTGTCGCGCGACCGCCCAGCGCGATTGGCCAACTCACATTTACAGGTCAATGCACGGGGTTTGGCATAGCACCATCGACTACTAATGATGAAGATGTCTTGATGGAAACCAAGGATAGCGGAGAGACGTGGTTTCCAATACTACGAGCAAAGAAGATCGTGGCATTGACATCTTATGGGTCAGAAATTTTTGGTGCGACTCAAAACCGAGCGTTCCGCTTTCAATCTGAAGACAAGCTCTCAAATGAGAGCTGCGGAAATCGAACTCAGTAG
- a CDS encoding RHS repeat-associated core domain-containing protein produces MEDNLGTTALVTDSLGNVLNDSLYFPYGGERVIAQNDTANNYKFTGKERDPESGLDDFGARYYASNLGRFMTPDWAGSATAVPYASFGDPQTLNLYSYVENGPLNRVDADGHAASANTENNWVGMTLTADSDSLPAAELTPGEHNPNMGTKDDERAAEEAYDGMVAASTASAAQGAQQQSATQTPDNTLLAQNNTPPPPGRTPAQGLPPDSTVVIPDGKGGSTTRTSGPDGKAVKDIDKGHDHGAGDPHVHDWDWGKKPPRQPARPLTPEEQANMKRAAGGATAGVIIYWIVSEASRILFPPRNLIPVP; encoded by the coding sequence GTGGAAGATAACCTTGGCACAACGGCTCTGGTCACAGATTCATTAGGCAACGTGTTGAATGATTCTCTCTATTTTCCCTACGGCGGGGAGCGTGTCATCGCACAGAACGACACGGCCAACAACTACAAGTTCACCGGCAAGGAGCGTGACCCGGAGAGCGGTCTGGATGACTTTGGAGCGCGGTATTATGCCAGCAATCTAGGCCGCTTTATGACTCCGGATTGGGCAGGCAGCGCCACGGCTGTTCCCTATGCCAGCTTCGGCGATCCGCAGACACTCAATCTCTACAGCTATGTAGAAAATGGACCGCTCAACCGCGTCGATGCCGACGGACACGCCGCTTCGGCAAACACGGAGAATAACTGGGTCGGCATGACACTGACTGCCGATAGTGATTCACTGCCTGCCGCCGAGTTAACTCCGGGAGAACACAATCCAAACATGGGAACGAAGGACGACGAAAGAGCGGCTGAAGAAGCATATGATGGAATGGTTGCTGCTTCCACTGCTAGCGCTGCACAAGGGGCCCAACAACAGAGTGCTACGCAAACGCCTGATAACACTTTGCTAGCCCAGAACAATACGCCTCCGCCACCAGGCAGAACTCCTGCACAAGGGCTGCCACCAGATTCGACTGTGGTTATTCCTGACGGGAAGGGTGGCAGCACTACTCGCACTTCTGGCCCGGATGGGAAGGCAGTAAAGGATATTGATAAGGGCCACGATCATGGGGCAGGTGATCCTCACGTGCATGATTGGGATTGGGGCAAGAAACCGCCCCGTCAGCCCGCCCGTCCACTTACACCTGAAGAACAGGCCAATATGAAGCGCGCCGCCGGAGGAGCTACGGCTGGTGTAATCATCTACTGGATTGTGAGCGAAGCGTCGAGAATCCTCTTCCCGCCTAGAAACCTTATCCCAGTACCGTGA
- a CDS encoding Rid family hydrolase, whose product MRRTNLSCCCPCFCRCCCLCCCPCFSVCHSRRESAVSTCPCPSCCHSQRESALALAVSSSLNHVVRTRMYLTHAEDREAIGHVHGEVFHNIRPAAIMVVVAQLLNPKWRVEIEFDAVVTSNTPTAEGQ is encoded by the coding sequence ATCCGCCGCACCAACCTTTCTTGCTGTTGCCCTTGTTTTTGCCGTTGCTGTTGCCTTTGCTGTTGCCCTTGCTTTTCTGTCTGTCATTCCCGAAGGGAATCTGCTGTTAGCACTTGCCCTTGCCCTTCTTGCTGTCATTCCCAAAGGGAATCTGCCCTTGCCCTTGCCGTAAGCTCTTCCCTGAATCACGTAGTCCGAACCCGCATGTATCTCACCCATGCCGAAGACCGGGAAGCCATAGGCCACGTCCACGGCGAAGTCTTTCATAACATCCGTCCAGCGGCCATCATGGTCGTAGTAGCTCAGCTCTTGAATCCCAAATGGCGTGTGGAAATCGAATTTGACGCAGTCGTCACTTCGAATACGCCCACCGCAGAAGGCCAGTGA
- a CDS encoding DUF2090 domain-containing protein — protein MTPRGFTKPLYILPFDHRGSFQTKMFGWKGELSTEQTAEIAKAKQVIYDGFQKAIADGVEKEKSSILVDEQFGAAILRDAKAQGFHFAMAAEKSGQEEFDFQYGDDFAKHIEEFKPTFSKVLVRYNPGGDATLNREQAARLKRLSDYLQGAGQALFMFELLVPAEQEQLDHFLGDKTAYDLELRPELMVKALEELQAAGVEPDVWKIEGLDRREDCEKIVATARQGGRDNVSCIILGRGEDDAKVHEWLNTASGVDGFIGFAVGRTDFWDPLVNWRAGKNSRDEAVAEIARRYREFVDVFEAGKKA, from the coding sequence ATGACGCCTCGCGGATTTACGAAGCCCTTGTACATTCTTCCTTTTGATCATCGTGGTTCTTTTCAGACGAAGATGTTTGGCTGGAAGGGTGAGCTTTCGACGGAGCAGACGGCGGAGATTGCCAAAGCCAAGCAGGTTATTTATGACGGCTTTCAGAAGGCGATTGCCGATGGGGTGGAGAAGGAAAAGTCGTCCATCCTGGTGGATGAACAGTTTGGTGCGGCGATACTGCGGGATGCCAAGGCGCAGGGATTTCATTTTGCGATGGCGGCAGAGAAGAGTGGACAGGAAGAGTTTGATTTTCAGTACGGCGATGATTTTGCAAAGCACATTGAAGAGTTCAAGCCAACCTTCAGCAAGGTGCTGGTGCGCTACAACCCTGGAGGCGACGCGACGCTGAATCGTGAGCAGGCGGCGCGGTTGAAGCGGCTGTCGGATTATCTGCAGGGTGCGGGGCAGGCTCTGTTTATGTTTGAGTTGCTGGTGCCGGCGGAGCAGGAGCAGTTGGATCATTTTCTGGGTGACAAGACGGCTTATGACCTGGAGCTTCGTCCTGAACTGATGGTGAAGGCGCTGGAAGAGTTGCAGGCGGCTGGTGTCGAGCCGGATGTGTGGAAGATCGAGGGGCTGGATCGTCGCGAGGATTGCGAGAAGATTGTGGCCACGGCGCGACAGGGCGGCAGGGACAATGTCAGCTGCATCATTCTGGGTCGCGGTGAAGATGATGCGAAGGTGCATGAGTGGCTGAATACGGCGTCTGGTGTGGATGGATTTATTGGCTTCGCCGTGGGCCGCACGGACTTCTGGGATCCGCTGGTGAATTGGCGGGCGGGGAAGAATTCACGGGATGAGGCGGTTGCTGAGATAGCGCGTAGGTATCGTGAGTTTGTGGATGTGTTTGAGGCGGGTAAGAAGGCCTGA
- a CDS encoding ATP-binding protein, translating to MRRRSKREPNNTESTGKIGHELPVNQPRPLVPTYPEDSPTQRSAPLPPPLPVAPKQDVKPDLRQSGGREQRHGSRPQRQAPAAPRYSDEAANSGRLEMETQPDMPSLPPAENEAAGRTVQDPKGFVVLTIGLPGSGKTTWFKRRGVTPLSSDLLRTILFDDITEQRYQGLVFSTLRSLLRARLIARMPWNYVDATNLSPHERRQWIKMAASFGYEVQAVFFDVPLEVCLERNSKRDRPVSDDVMQKMAERLKPPAFDEGFSKITVVRVKSTV from the coding sequence ATGAGAAGACGTTCCAAGCGAGAGCCTAACAATACAGAGTCGACCGGCAAGATCGGTCATGAGTTGCCTGTGAACCAGCCGCGTCCGCTGGTGCCTACCTACCCGGAGGATTCGCCAACGCAGAGGAGTGCGCCATTGCCGCCACCTTTGCCAGTTGCGCCGAAGCAGGATGTGAAGCCGGATCTGAGGCAGAGCGGTGGGCGAGAGCAAAGGCATGGTTCGCGACCACAGAGACAGGCGCCGGCTGCGCCGCGTTACAGCGATGAGGCGGCTAATTCGGGTCGGTTGGAGATGGAGACGCAGCCGGATATGCCGTCGCTGCCTCCTGCGGAGAATGAGGCGGCAGGGCGGACGGTGCAGGATCCCAAGGGATTTGTGGTGCTGACGATTGGGCTGCCGGGTTCAGGCAAGACTACCTGGTTCAAGCGCCGTGGAGTGACTCCGCTATCGAGTGATTTGCTGCGGACGATCCTGTTTGATGACATTACGGAGCAGCGTTACCAGGGGCTGGTCTTTTCAACTTTGCGATCGCTGCTGCGGGCGCGGTTGATTGCGCGGATGCCGTGGAATTATGTGGATGCTACGAATCTTTCTCCGCATGAGCGCAGGCAGTGGATCAAGATGGCGGCGAGCTTTGGGTACGAGGTGCAGGCGGTTTTCTTTGATGTTCCGCTGGAGGTTTGCCTGGAGCGGAATAGCAAGCGGGATCGGCCGGTGAGCGATGATGTGATGCAGAAGATGGCAGAGCGATTGAAGCCTCCGGCGTTTGATGAGGGGTTCAGCAAGATTACCGTGGTGCGGGTTAAGAGCACGGTTTAG
- a CDS encoding NTF2 fold immunity protein, with protein sequence MRRNTLVACLMGAVLLGSGIAQSVVNDSDMIEYDRRLAESHKTVLPAAGVIPDAETAKSIALAVAIPIWGRDKVTSELPLRAGLKGNVWTVIGDPHLYGGETGGELIIQLDKRTGAVLSFLHTQ encoded by the coding sequence ATGCGCAGAAATACTTTGGTTGCGTGCCTTATGGGTGCAGTTCTGTTGGGGAGTGGCATCGCTCAATCAGTAGTCAACGACAGCGACATGATCGAATACGACCGTCGGCTAGCTGAAAGCCATAAGACCGTCCTTCCAGCAGCCGGTGTCATCCCGGACGCGGAGACTGCAAAGTCAATCGCGTTAGCTGTTGCAATACCGATCTGGGGAAGGGACAAGGTCACATCCGAACTCCCTCTTAGAGCGGGCCTCAAGGGAAATGTCTGGACGGTGATCGGCGATCCTCATTTGTATGGCGGTGAAACGGGCGGTGAGCTGATTATCCAACTCGATAAGCGGACCGGAGCGGTGCTCTCGTTCCTTCATACACAATAG
- the ribA gene encoding GTP cyclohydrolase II, with protein sequence MQFENVNKVAEADLPTRWGQFRIYGFEGHLSEPRPCYDKSTSDNKVEGLVALVMGDVHSAPPLVRIHSQCLTGDVFHSLRCDCRMQLELAMGKIRDAGSGILLYEQQEGRGIGLMAKLKAYQLQDHGRDTVEANEELGYAADCRGFELPAEVLKLLNVPAVRLITNNPEKVAALEAGGIIVVERISAEVVPEETFEKYMKTKHQKMGHIVDTAQESIV encoded by the coding sequence ATGCAGTTTGAAAATGTAAATAAAGTAGCTGAAGCAGACCTCCCCACCCGCTGGGGTCAATTCCGTATTTATGGCTTCGAAGGCCATTTGTCTGAGCCACGCCCCTGCTACGACAAATCCACATCCGATAACAAAGTTGAGGGCCTCGTCGCCCTCGTCATGGGCGATGTACACTCCGCTCCCCCTCTGGTTCGCATCCACTCACAATGCCTCACCGGAGACGTCTTCCACTCCCTGCGCTGTGACTGCCGTATGCAGTTGGAGTTAGCGATGGGCAAAATTCGTGACGCAGGCTCCGGCATCCTCCTTTACGAGCAGCAGGAGGGCCGCGGCATCGGCCTGATGGCCAAGCTCAAGGCCTATCAACTCCAGGATCACGGACGCGATACCGTCGAAGCCAACGAAGAACTTGGCTACGCCGCCGACTGCCGAGGCTTCGAACTGCCCGCCGAAGTCCTCAAGCTTCTCAACGTCCCAGCCGTGCGCCTCATCACCAACAACCCGGAAAAAGTAGCAGCATTGGAAGCCGGCGGCATCATCGTAGTCGAGCGCATCTCCGCCGAAGTAGTTCCCGAAGAGACCTTTGAAAAATACATGAAGACGAAGCACCAGAAGATGGGCCACATCGTCGACACGGCACAGGAATCCATAGTCTAA
- a CDS encoding phage NrS-1 polymerase family protein — MADAKALALAYPDPARGYDASAADSAIAQHLAFWTGKNCERIRNIMYQSKLVRDKWEREDYLPRTILGVVARQVDVFIDEVARRRM; from the coding sequence CTGGCTGACGCAAAAGCTCTCGCACTCGCGTATCCAGATCCCGCGAGAGGATATGACGCGAGTGCCGCGGACAGTGCTATCGCTCAACATCTGGCATTCTGGACAGGTAAGAATTGCGAGCGTATCCGCAATATCATGTACCAATCCAAATTAGTGAGAGATAAGTGGGAACGCGAAGACTATCTGCCTCGCACCATTCTTGGCGTAGTTGCGCGTCAGGTTGATGTTTTCATCGATGAGGTAGCTCGCCGTCGTATGTAA
- a CDS encoding ChbG/HpnK family deacetylase, with protein MKRLIVNADDFGLTAGVNRAIVELHRQLALTSATLMAVAQATRQAADIAHQTPSLGVGCHVVLVDGEPVLPPAQLPTLVDQATGRFRPTLGKFVQDLFLNRIRPSEIEAEASAQIARLRSLGLSLTHVDTHKHTHMFPRVLAPLLRAAGNQGIHAIRNPFEASWSLAATPGAPFLRRTQVHILNRFQPTFRKLVAQAQLATTDGAVGVLATGTLDARTLHSLLQALPNGTWELVTHPGYNDADLANARTRLLSARETEREALQSLSANAELQLIHFGQLHSELNSHLNSSIS; from the coding sequence GTGAAACGACTCATCGTGAACGCCGATGACTTTGGCCTGACCGCAGGCGTCAATCGAGCCATCGTCGAACTCCATCGCCAGCTCGCCCTCACCTCGGCCACCCTCATGGCTGTCGCCCAGGCAACCCGCCAGGCTGCAGACATCGCGCACCAAACCCCAAGCCTCGGCGTAGGCTGCCACGTCGTCCTCGTCGATGGCGAACCAGTCCTGCCCCCAGCGCAACTGCCCACACTTGTGGATCAGGCCACCGGCCGCTTCCGTCCAACGCTCGGCAAGTTTGTGCAGGATCTCTTCCTCAATCGCATCCGCCCCAGCGAAATCGAAGCCGAAGCCTCCGCCCAGATAGCAAGACTCCGCAGCCTCGGCCTCTCTCTCACCCATGTCGATACCCACAAACACACCCACATGTTTCCCCGCGTGCTCGCCCCTCTGCTCCGTGCCGCAGGCAATCAAGGCATCCATGCCATCCGCAATCCCTTTGAAGCCAGTTGGAGCCTCGCAGCCACCCCCGGCGCGCCTTTCCTCCGCCGCACCCAGGTCCACATCCTCAACCGCTTCCAGCCCACATTTCGCAAGCTCGTCGCTCAAGCTCAGCTCGCCACGACCGACGGAGCAGTCGGCGTGCTCGCCACCGGAACCCTCGACGCCAGGACTCTTCATTCCCTGCTCCAGGCGCTTCCCAATGGCACATGGGAGTTAGTCACCCACCCCGGCTACAACGACGCCGACCTGGCCAACGCCCGCACCCGTCTCCTCTCCGCCCGCGAAACAGAACGCGAAGCCCTGCAATCCCTATCCGCCAACGCTGAGCTTCAGCTCATTCATTTCGGCCAGCTCCACTCCGAGCTGAACTCTCACCTGAACTCGTCGATCAGTTAA
- a CDS encoding sensor histidine kinase, protein MIDQKLILITLLVKLGVAASVSSALARSRTFQRLLFADHRQNRQTMALMAFLLVPLTLGVWVRLTVRNFLAADLSFETVTLLGLLVGPAWGMLSGLVLAFPATIRGEYLAPPFLCAVGLVSGLFGAWVEKEEIWSFTPFVDLSVYRWVRRNLRKPKFDRQILLLMLIAGMEVAHDWLSSRYPHRLFALDADALWLQVLVWLCAPMVVAISLKMWNALRIELKLEEQKRLVLEARLDALQRQINPHFLFNTLNSIGSLVRFRPDLAREMIIKLANLLRALLKDHDTYVPLRDELSFTDDYLDIEVVRFGSEKLKVVKELDPKTLDVLVPSILLQPLIENSIKHGLEPRIQGGTITLRSRMQGDSMVVEVEDDGVGIVLKPPSALARGGAGIGMKNVRERLEVLYGNRARFTVVSRPGRGTLVSIEIPSDLPEMGR, encoded by the coding sequence GTGATTGATCAAAAGCTCATTCTGATTACGTTGCTGGTGAAGCTGGGGGTGGCTGCTTCGGTTTCGAGTGCGTTGGCGCGGTCGCGGACATTTCAGCGGCTGTTGTTTGCGGATCATCGACAGAACCGGCAGACAATGGCGCTGATGGCGTTTTTGCTGGTGCCGCTGACGCTGGGCGTGTGGGTGCGGCTGACGGTGAGGAATTTTCTCGCGGCAGATCTTTCGTTTGAGACGGTGACGCTGCTTGGGCTGCTGGTGGGGCCAGCGTGGGGAATGCTGAGCGGGCTGGTGCTGGCGTTTCCAGCGACGATTCGCGGAGAGTACCTGGCGCCGCCGTTTCTGTGCGCGGTGGGGCTGGTCTCCGGGTTGTTTGGAGCGTGGGTTGAGAAGGAAGAGATCTGGTCGTTTACTCCGTTTGTCGATTTGAGCGTGTACCGGTGGGTGCGGAGGAATCTGCGCAAGCCGAAGTTTGACCGGCAGATTTTGCTGCTGATGTTGATTGCCGGTATGGAGGTGGCGCATGACTGGCTTTCGAGCCGGTATCCGCATCGGCTGTTTGCATTGGATGCTGATGCGTTGTGGTTGCAGGTGCTGGTGTGGTTATGCGCTCCGATGGTGGTGGCGATCAGCCTGAAGATGTGGAATGCGCTGCGGATCGAGTTGAAGCTGGAGGAGCAGAAGCGGCTGGTTTTGGAGGCGCGGCTGGATGCGTTGCAACGGCAGATCAATCCGCATTTTTTGTTCAATACGCTGAATTCGATTGGGTCGCTGGTGCGCTTTCGGCCAGACCTGGCGCGAGAGATGATCATCAAGCTGGCGAATCTGCTGCGGGCGCTGCTGAAGGATCACGATACATATGTTCCGCTGCGGGATGAGTTGAGTTTTACGGACGATTATCTGGATATTGAGGTGGTGCGGTTTGGGTCGGAGAAGCTGAAGGTGGTGAAGGAGCTTGATCCGAAGACGCTGGACGTATTGGTGCCGAGTATTCTGCTACAGCCGCTGATTGAGAACAGCATCAAGCATGGACTGGAACCGCGCATTCAAGGCGGCACGATTACGCTGCGGAGCCGGATGCAGGGCGACAGCATGGTGGTGGAAGTGGAAGACGATGGAGTGGGTATTGTGCTGAAGCCGCCATCGGCGCTGGCACGCGGGGGCGCGGGCATCGGCATGAAGAATGTGCGCGAGCGGCTGGAAGTGTTGTATGGAAACCGGGCGCGGTTTACTGTGGTTTCGCGACCGGGGCGGGGAACGCTGGTTTCGATTGAGATTCCGTCTGATTTGCCGGAGATGGGGCGGTAG
- a CDS encoding DinB family protein produces MNTQDVSSPYIEPWMRGTHGDVPAAGRAVLHALELALEDLTKWTAGLTDVEVNARPLGLPSVTFHLRHIAGSVDRILCYAEGKQLSAEQLGLLKSELNGNELSGEETLAQLMAAVDASLSNAAERVRVLATADLDTLRGVGRKQLPTSIGGALIHVADHTMRHVGQVVTTAKVLVALRDWEDI; encoded by the coding sequence ATGAATACTCAGGATGTTAGTTCGCCATATATCGAGCCGTGGATGCGGGGGACGCATGGGGATGTTCCGGCGGCGGGACGGGCTGTGCTTCATGCTTTGGAACTGGCGCTTGAGGATCTTACGAAGTGGACTGCAGGGCTTACGGATGTTGAGGTGAATGCGCGTCCGTTAGGGTTGCCTTCGGTGACTTTTCATCTGCGACATATTGCTGGAAGTGTGGACCGGATTCTTTGCTATGCGGAGGGGAAGCAGCTTTCTGCGGAGCAGTTGGGACTGCTTAAATCTGAGCTAAACGGGAATGAGCTAAGTGGGGAGGAGACTTTGGCGCAACTTATGGCTGCGGTTGACGCTTCCTTGAGCAATGCGGCGGAGCGGGTGCGGGTGCTGGCTACTGCGGATTTGGATACTTTGCGCGGGGTTGGGCGAAAGCAGTTGCCTACGAGTATTGGCGGGGCACTGATTCATGTGGCGGATCATACGATGCGGCATGTGGGGCAGGTGGTGACTACGGCGAAAGTGCTGGTGGCGCTGCGCGATTGGGAAGATATTTAG
- the gap gene encoding type I glyceraldehyde-3-phosphate dehydrogenase encodes MAVKVGINGFGRIGRNVFRAALGNPEIEFVAVNDLTSPAILAHLLKHDSILGNLKNEISAGEDSITVDGKTFKVFAERDPAKLDWASTGAEIIVESTGHFTDATKAKAHLGATVKKVIISAPATNEDITVVLGVNDSKYDASKHNVISNASCTTNCLAPVVKVLLENFGIVSGIMTTIHSYTNDQVILDFPHKDLRRARAAAINMIPSSTGAAKALKLVIPETAGKLDGFAIRVPTPNVSIVDLTFISEKTTDAASVNAALKAASQGELKGILGFEEHELVSSDFKGNALSSIVDAPLTKVVGNSVKVLSWYDNEWGYSNRVVDLISFLVKKGL; translated from the coding sequence ATGGCAGTCAAGGTTGGAATCAACGGCTTCGGCCGCATCGGCCGTAACGTTTTCCGCGCAGCTCTGGGCAATCCCGAAATCGAGTTCGTCGCCGTCAATGACCTCACCAGCCCCGCGATCCTCGCGCATCTTCTCAAGCACGATTCCATCCTCGGCAACCTCAAGAATGAGATCTCCGCAGGCGAAGATTCCATCACCGTAGATGGCAAGACCTTCAAGGTATTCGCCGAGCGCGATCCAGCCAAGCTCGACTGGGCCTCAACCGGCGCAGAAATCATCGTCGAGTCCACCGGCCACTTCACTGACGCCACCAAGGCCAAGGCTCACCTCGGAGCAACAGTTAAGAAAGTGATCATCTCCGCTCCCGCCACCAACGAAGACATCACCGTCGTCCTCGGCGTGAACGACAGCAAGTATGACGCGTCCAAGCACAACGTCATCTCCAACGCGAGCTGCACCACCAACTGCCTCGCACCGGTAGTCAAAGTCCTTCTTGAGAACTTCGGCATTGTCAGCGGCATCATGACCACCATTCATAGCTACACCAATGACCAGGTCATCCTCGACTTCCCGCACAAGGATCTCCGCCGCGCACGCGCTGCCGCCATCAACATGATCCCCAGCTCCACCGGCGCAGCCAAGGCCCTCAAGCTCGTCATCCCCGAGACCGCCGGCAAGCTGGACGGCTTCGCCATCCGCGTCCCAACCCCCAACGTCTCCATCGTTGACCTCACCTTCATCAGCGAAAAGACCACCGACGCAGCCTCCGTCAACGCAGCCCTCAAGGCCGCCAGCCAGGGCGAACTCAAAGGCATCCTCGGCTTCGAAGAGCATGAACTCGTCAGTTCCGATTTCAAGGGCAACGCTCTCTCCTCGATCGTCGACGCACCCCTGACTAAAGTAGTCGGCAACAGCGTCAAAGTCCTGAGCTGGTACGACAACGAGTGGGGCTACTCCAACCGCGTAGTAGACCTCATCAGCTTCCTGGTAAAAAAAGGCCTCTAA
- the bshA gene encoding N-acetyl-alpha-D-glucosaminyl L-malate synthase BshA yields MRIGITCYPTYGGSGVVATELGIELAALGHEVHFISYSQPFRLTGRETGIFYHEVPVSNYPLFEFPPYDLALASRMAEVAEYYHLDLLHVHYAIPHSVSALLARQMLVERGKHLPFVTTLHGTDITLVGMDHSYLPITRYSIQQSDGVTSISQDLKEKTIANLGITRPIEVVHNFVNCDVYKPYPDESSRAQARAKFAAPDEFLFMHLSNFRPVKRVADVVQIFARVAKQLPARLALVGDGPDRSTAEWLAHSLGIHDRIHFLGKQDRVHELLPLADLMLMPSEMESFGLAALEAMACQTPAIATRVGGVPELIDDGVNGLLFPVGDVEAMAEASIALLNDSERHQTMRNAARKTAQDRFCSTRILPRYVAFYESLLNNKPPS; encoded by the coding sequence ATGCGCATCGGAATCACTTGTTACCCTACATACGGCGGCAGTGGCGTAGTAGCCACCGAGCTAGGCATTGAACTCGCAGCCCTCGGCCACGAAGTTCATTTCATCAGCTACTCGCAACCATTCCGCCTGACCGGTCGCGAAACCGGCATCTTTTATCACGAAGTCCCAGTCTCCAACTATCCGCTCTTTGAATTCCCGCCCTACGACCTGGCGCTTGCCTCGCGCATGGCCGAGGTCGCCGAGTACTACCACCTCGATCTGCTTCATGTTCACTACGCCATCCCGCATTCCGTCAGTGCCCTGCTAGCCCGTCAGATGCTCGTCGAACGCGGCAAACATCTGCCCTTCGTCACCACCCTCCACGGTACCGACATCACCCTCGTAGGCATGGATCACTCCTACCTGCCCATCACCCGCTACTCCATCCAGCAAAGCGACGGCGTCACCAGCATCTCTCAGGACCTCAAAGAAAAAACCATCGCCAACCTCGGCATCACCCGGCCCATCGAAGTCGTCCACAACTTCGTAAACTGCGATGTCTACAAGCCCTATCCGGATGAATCTTCCCGCGCCCAGGCTCGCGCAAAATTCGCCGCTCCAGACGAATTCCTCTTCATGCATCTCTCCAACTTCCGCCCCGTAAAGCGCGTAGCCGATGTAGTCCAGATCTTTGCCCGCGTCGCCAAACAACTTCCGGCGCGACTCGCCCTCGTAGGCGACGGCCCCGATCGCTCCACCGCCGAATGGCTTGCCCATTCCCTCGGCATCCACGACCGCATCCACTTCCTCGGCAAGCAAGACCGCGTCCACGAACTTCTGCCCCTGGCCGATCTCATGCTCATGCCCAGCGAGATGGAGTCCTTCGGCCTGGCCGCACTCGAAGCGATGGCCTGCCAGACCCCAGCCATCGCCACCCGCGTAGGCGGCGTACCAGAACTCATCGACGACGGCGTGAACGGCCTGCTCTTTCCCGTAGGCGACGTAGAAGCCATGGCCGAAGCCTCCATCGCCCTGCTCAACGATTCCGAACGCCATCAAACCATGCGCAACGCAGCCCGCAAAACCGCGCAGGATCGCTTCTGCTCCACCCGAATCCTGCCCCGCTACGTAGCCTTCTACGAATCCCTGCTAAACAACAAACCACCATCCTAA